The window AtccgcctcgctgttctgtgTGACAGCCGGCACGGCAGGACCGGGAGCTGACGCTGTTGTTtagcccgtattcagaccacatcaggcggtgcggcgtacagctgcagggttgaggaggtgtgtggggatgcaggtgtgtttgtgctttggaaAGTAACcgttgtgaaacaatcagaaaataacgttttaatgatctgattcatcagcttcctcactaacgttactagcactccctctctccattcactctctagctcactcggccacagctgctctctctctctctctctctcgtcttttttaaaatgagtcgggaagccgacagaaaagtctaacttaacttttaacgttgtcaaacaaagagaaatgtcctcccctcgtcctagtaacgtctctttacttgcttatggcagagtttacagctctgatcagtctgatctccgtcacgcctctgaatccagaACGCCGCTACGCTATGAAAAGCTCACACGGAGGCGGCTTTATGCCGACtcactgtaaaaaagtaaaggcaaaggcgtctttatggctataatgcgtttctctgtataaaagaggtgtgtgtgtgtgtgtgtgtgtgtgtgtgtgtgtgtgtgtgtgtgtgtgtgtgtgtaagacccCACAGTCCGCTACTGCCactgactatcactgtgacagaggaaggaaaatattactgtcatagatgatgtcactgatggacttacctgagcaggtgagctccacgatggaggaagaggaatctGATGATGCACCGTCCCTCAGTGCAGATCCAGAATGAATACAGTCAGATCTGATCCTCCATACAGATCTGTCTGAGGCTTCATTTGtgcttcctgttgaaacagcagagccacagtccagatctctgcaggctgcagctgctgccttcAGGGTCCAGTAAGAGTCCCccactggtctccactctccctgtttcacctccagtgtacctgcacagcgactggctcctcccaccaacctgacaggctctgaacagaaacaagagagtcatcagtaaaagaataaagtgagtttcattagaacagaaatgaagccaaatcaaagctgcagctcctcttctacctgagcaggtgagtccaacagctttgccaggtgagcaggtgcttctagctgagtctgatcttccacagtccaggagagcagactcatggcctccacactggaactctttggtccacatcggagcctccacttctccatagagcgccccctggaggactgaaggagccccacagccgagctccctacagaccacctctgcatcctgctggtcaaagtcagcttcacacactgaggaccacgactgctcagacttcacctccagtctgcctgaacacagactagtcccatccaccagcctgacagagtctggagagagagaaccatcattagtttggggaatatttacctgcaacattcaTACCAATAAAGCTTTTTAGAATATGAAAGTAAGaactgataaagagagagagcacattcatacctgactcaagtctttatttacagaaaatatttcaagctaTTTGTAGGATTTGAACTTGTCTTACTCAGGCTCCATCTTGTGGGAGCATTgtgggaaagagaaacacatagaagcagcccagacgtcaggtgatggagacacatgaacacattaaagcaggaggcagaacaAACTGGTAAAGTCTGACTTCCACCTGTatgtagatgaattactgttctgaaaatatctttaaaagcacaaactgttatccaaatgtaaactaaaggacatcctaacaaacaaaagtcaaagcacaagattaaaacctgctataaaaggactaACAGATCTTTGAAAACAGgcactaacactacacaacaactctattaacatggtgatttctacagctgttaaaaggtgggtgacctcagtaactgttggaaacacagcactaaaactgaCAGATAGTTTCTGTTATAAACACTAAATGCTGATTCATCTagaagtcaaactgttgtcttgatttggctttaagtttgagGAAATGAGTTCCTCTTAAGTCAGTTGAGTTGTTtagttatattacaaacatggATCTATATTAAGGAGCATATAGACGGTGTGGCTGAGGTAAGGTAGGGTTTACTCAAGCTTTTTTTACCACTACAGCCCTGCTCACAACAAACCAGTTTCACAGTCATCATCAGATTCTCACATGTTGACGTACTGACGTTGATGGCTGAGTCAGTCaagtctgacagtctgacagtgacatcactagATCAAGGACAACGTTTACACACATATTTGATGCACTGTCACTATGGTTTGCAAAAGGACTTATccttcagtgatgatgatgatgataactgaaagtcttctgttttaatcttcatagtgataattgtgtgtaatttgttatttctttGTAGTTCATTTGCACCTTTAGTTTCATTAGGCCCTAAAAATAATACTGTAGTTGTCTGATTTGGGATCAGACTTGATCTTGCTGGTGTCACTTTATTACACtcaattttatgtttattcttgttcattaatttatagtttattcaaaacattttgatcaaaatattttattttgtttatagtttgttttgatCTTGATGTTAATGCAGCTAAATTCCTTAAATGAAGTTTTTTCtgagtaaaaagtagaatttgtTGTCATATATATGCAGATGGAATATGATGCAGATTTGGTTTGAGTAGAAACGgctttggttgaaataaatgaacgttgatcagtgagaggtgatcacacaacacagagaactcctacattcatgtgtaatacagaggagtcagagagcagaggaggaaacagattaacatcctcagctgccttcagatcagacagaaaacagctgatcaacatGTTAAGACATTCATACAACACTGCACGCACAAtagtttccatcagaaacaagtagtgaacacaacactgacatatgaTCAGCTTTTAACTTgatatattgaacttgttagcaaacagttgcttatttgtttaggcagcaaGCAACAAGTATATAAATTAGTAATGTAGTTGTTGCTTgtaaggtggatgtgactgagctgctcaggagaactgcagggtgtgtgagtgaaccacagcaggttgcttaaagctgcagattgtctcagtttgaagcaatgagcctccaggaacaagctaacttctctaccctttaggatgccgtcgtcctggataagtttacagttcagtccaatggAAACCAGCGACCAGAGGAGGTCCGTCAGGACCTTCAGGACCTTCTCTGCAGGCCCGACCGTTTATGAGAGGTGTCATTATTagttcataaaatattacacatcaGTAATTATAaggttattaaaacaatttgatttaattagttattaaaataatttatgtgttttttaaaaaatattttgtttgatttcagttaCTATCATAACCATAAACCCAGTATCTGGAGCTAGAACTGGATGTGTctgcctcacgcaggactcacgtaggactcacgcgggacttacatagaactcacgctggactcacgcaggactcacgcaggactcacgcaggactcacgcaggactcacacaggactcacgtaggactcacgcaggactcacgcaggactcacgcaggactcacgtaggactcacgcaggactcacgcaggactcacgcaggactcacgtaggactcacgcaggactcacacaggacttacatagaactcacgcaggactcacgtaggactcacgctggactcacgctggactcacgctggactcacgtaggactcacgctggactcatgcaggactcacgcaggactcacgcaggactcacgcaggactcacgcaggactcacgctggactcacgcaggactcacgcttTACCATCGGAAGACCGGGTTGGCAGTTTAGCTAATGCATGTGTGGGAGAAATAACCAGGTTAGcatagtttcagcttgttgagccGGTGCTTTGAGTACATTTGTTAACAGGTGTCAGAAGGTGATTTTGTAATGGACTTATTCTTAATGAcgtagtttttatattgtttagatGTTAGTTGTTGGTGATGAGTACACTTCAGCCTCTTTTACACAGCCCGTTCAAAGCGGGAATACTGCGCCTGTAAtccgcctcgctgttctgtgTGACAGCCGGCACGGCGGGACCGGGAGCTGACGCTGTTGTTtagcccgtattcagaccacatcaggcggtgcggcgtacagctgcagggttgaggaggtgtgcggggatgcaggtgtgtttgtgctttggaaAGTAACcgttgtgaaacaatcagaaaataacgttttaatgatctgattcatcagcttcctcactaacgttactagcgctccctctctccattcactctctagctcactcgaccacagctgctctctctctctctctctctcgtcttttttaaaatgagtcgggaagccgacagaacagtctaacttaacttttaacgttgtcaaacaaagagaaatgtcctcccctcgtcctagtaacgtctctttacttgcttatggcagagtttacagctctgatcagtctgatctccgtcacgcctctgaatccagaACGCCGCTACGCTATGAAAAGCTCACACGGAGGCGGCTTTATGCCGGCtcactgtaaaaaagtaaaggcaaagacgtctttatggctataatgcgtttctctgtataaaagaggtgtgtgtatgtgtgtgtgtgtgtgtgtgtgtgtgtgtgtgtgtgtgtaagacccCACAGTCCGCTACTGCCactgactatcactgtgacagaggaaggaaaatattactgtcatagatgatgtcactgatggacttacctgagcaggtgagctccacgatggaggaagaggaaaatgaTGATGCACAGTCCCTCAGTGCAGATCCAGAATGAATACAGTCAGATCTGATCCACCATACAGATCTGACTGAGGCTTCATTTGtgcttcctgttgaaacagcagagccacagtccagatctctgcaggctgcagctgcttccttcAGGGTCCAGTAAGAGTCCCccactggtctccactctgatcgtttcacctccagtgtacctgcacagcgactggctcctcccaccaacctgacaggctctgaacagaaacaagagagtcatcagtaaaagaataaagtgagtttcattagaacagaaatgaagccaaatcaaagctgcagctcctcttctacctgagcaggtgagtccaacagctttgccaggtgagcaggtgcttctagctgagtctgatcttccacagtccaggagagcagactcatggcctccacactggaactctttggtccacatcggagcctccacttctccatagagcgccccctggaggactgaaggagccccacagccgagctccctacagaccacctctgcatcctgctggtcaaagtcagcttcacacactgaggaccacgactgctcagacttcacctccagtctgcctgaacacagactagtcccattcaccagcctgacagagtctggagagagagaaccatcattagtttggggaatatttacctgcaacattcaTACCAATAAAGCTTTTTAGAATATGAAAGTAAGaactgataaagagagagagcacattcatacctgactcaagtctttatttatagaaaatatttcaagctaTTTGTAGGATTTGAACTTGTCTTACTCAGGCTCCATCTTGTGGTAACATGAAGAACGACACTGTGGTGGACAGCAATGCATGATACCAGAAAGATGTACAACTTTAAAAGGAGGCGTCTCTCTGTTGTAAGGTAGTCACGCCCCCTCATAACTCTGTTCACAGGAGAATAATGgatgaagctacagctaatCTGAATTAGActcctcctgttttcctctgtcaGATTATTGCTTTCAGCAGTAGCAGCTCATGCTATCAGACCTCAGCTCAGACTACAGTGAACTGTAATTGTTAATGCTGGTCTGAGGTAGGGATGCCCCCTGAAACCTGGTTCTGAATTGGATCCAGtattaaacagttaaaaacctGAGATATTTTTAAGGTCAGTTCTTTTATCGGTACCTGAAGTAAACAAGGAGTGAGATTATTGGATGGTAAAATCTGGTTTTGGTTCTGCTCATTTCAAGCAGTATCAATAAAGAACCGGACTGATAAGGAGTATTGATGAGAGTAGTATTATTGATAGAATCCTAAAGAAACTGATCACTAGTCTGAAGTCAGTACATCTGATCATCATGTTGACACTGAGCTGACAGAGAGCAGCAAACTGGTCTGTTTACACTGTTAATGTGAATGATTAAAtatcatatacatacagtataatgtaactcaaaactactactactcctgCTCTTGTAGTGTGACATGTAGACCCCCTGTGTTTTTTACACTTCAAGTGtatttctgttgcatttagtgaagcgtaatctgcacagacGGCTGTAAAcatcctgctgtatatgtgttttaggGATGTATGATATTGGATGTTTTGCCAATATCTGATATTAACTGTACAAAtgtttttccagctggctgaggagactattacacatgcaatcatagattcTACTAAGTATCATTAAGAAAGAcgatatatgaaggaagaacctaagaagactggagttcaggagctcagcatttaaaaaattaaagcattaatgaacctgccaagtgggagcagcagtagttttcttAGAGTTTATTAGAcggacaggattaatgtgttggatttaatctttggtccacagtctgaagcagagggtggcagtaatgcatcTGATACGCTGGTTGACACCtactgttataaaccaaaaagaagtagaagaaaaaatgttttccaacagagtggtacatcctgtcagccgaggtgtttcctatctgtgcagctgaacacagcagctcctcctggactgtttcaccctgacggtcccggtgtttcctctgcaggctgcacttcactcagctgcccgacagacctgctgcttcttccaaCCTGAATAACTAACCGgtgctcggtgctccggttggatccaaacGGAGAGTCGGGGCCAGCTGGGAGGCTAGCGTGTTAGATGCAGCATGattggagggaagcacagctaGCTAGCCTCCGCTAGTAATACAAAATGATGGAGTTATATGAAAAGGTTGGATGGTCGTCACTGGCATCTAGaaggcagcagcagactgtCTTCATTTATAAGACCTTACTTTCTTTGCCGAGTTATTTAACATCTTTAGTTGAGCTCAGAGCTGAAAACCATGACACCAGATCACAGAGCAGTTTAGCTTTAAAAGTTCCTAATACAAGCTCTGAACTGGGGAAGACTGGTTTCCAGTTTCCTTACTACTGGAATGAACTTCAACacagtttactgtgcactcacATCCAAAGATTCATAAGTGACAAAAGCAGCTGGCAGTGGTTCATTTTCAATGAAAGCTGGAGATGAAGGGCTTCAGACGCTTGGCAGCAGCGAGCAGCACGATGTCAGTGCCAAGAGCTACAAGCTGAAGTTCAGCAGAGTTTAACTTTATGCAAATAAGCAGCAACCAACTCAGATCAGGATTTGATTTTCTACTCACAGCAACCGCTGTACTAAAGTTTCTAGCAAACATTTTTTACTACGGTATTAATATTAGGCTATTTCTACAATTATTGTTCTAGATGTATTCTATAACGAGCCTATGTCTGCAGCACTGCTTGAACGACCCCTGccgatgaccgctagagggctgcagtgagcagctggCGAgcagagcgccccctgctgctgctcatcaaTCTCTTGGTGTGAGCGCCCAGTTAAAGTTAGAGAAACTTTTAGTTTTACTAGCTGTTCTTCATCATATTTGTGACTGTTTTAAGTCGTGTGTCTGTCAGTATGTATGATGATTATTTTGTGactgtgatgtgaatgaacTGTCGTATTGTGATCCTGTGTATATGTAacctgttctcaggtctctcttgcaaaacAGACTCAGATGTCTGTAAGAGCCATAATTGACTGTAAGTAGAATTGagttttgttatatttcatgttattgcAAGGAAGAGAATATATTTATTACCACAtgaattatgtttgtttattgaaaTGAGTAATTTGTTTGAATAGTGAGCTCATATTGAGACGTGGTTACTGCACATGGGCAGAAGGTTACAAAGTTCACGCTTGCTTTAAGAAACGACACTTACGTTAGAAGAAAGTCAGAAGAAAGTTAAGAGTTGAACTAATCAGGTTTTTGACCGTGTAAACGTATGAACTGTGTTAATGTAACAGAACAACAGGTTGGATATTACCAAGTTCTCCATTTGAGAGAAGCTCAGTCGGATTTCTTTGGGATGGTCAAAAGATGAATGAACGGATCTCTGCCCTTCTGTGGAGTTGTGGATTATTAACAACTATGTGAATACGTGTCAACAAGTTCTCCCTGGCTGGCTTTCTGAAAGCtttataaaaacactggatttcACCCCATAATCTCAATGAgattcctgaataaataaagcttcataataaatatacattgttggttttatagattaattttctgatctTTTCTCTGTTATCATACCTGAGTCTGACAATATTCTGatagattaaaataaagaactAACCAGCAGTAAGATAACTTTATATCTAACTGTAAGAATCCAAAATgtttaacagcttttaaaactTGATATCTAAAGATTAATTCTGACACCAGCAGATCAGTGTGGTGTTAACATGTATCACTGTTTGATGATAACAGACTCTTTGCCTACCTAAGCTGTTGACACTTTTACAGAGGTTGATGGTGAGGTTGGCAACGATGTCCAGGAGGAACGAGGAGTCGATGACACTGAACATGTGAATTTCATCAGGATCTGAGGCGATGGTCCTCAGCTGAGTCTCATTTACATTCTTTACacctgagagaaaaatgttaaaactgaaccataaaaacttaaaataagaaaacaatttggttggaaaagtaataaaattattgtttcctgctgcttcctGCTCCTTAATTAAACCTGAATTGACAGAACATGCTGATGGTTGTGCATTTTTAATCCCATTAAACAGAAATCATATGTCCTTCATTATCACTACCAAAGCACACCACATATTTAGATTTACTTTCTTCCTTGTGAGCAGCAGATTGGTTTAATTCATTTCAGCCCACTATTAAAAGACTTGATTTAATAATGTAAGACATTAACTGATATAAACTATAAATGCAGTCATACACATCATCTTAAGAGTCTTGCTAACTAACGCTTTCATTGTAGCAAAATATCATGTTTAATTCATGTTAATGTCACGTTATTCTTTCATGGTAAAATAATGTAGTTTCAGAGTTGCAGAGAGAAAGTCAATCACCAATAGTGTAGATCTCAATGCCGTCGTCTCTCAGGTGCTGTGAGTGGAGGGATACGTCGTCCTCAGACTTTCCATCAGTAATCAGGATGAGAATTTTTTGGGAGTCTGAACGCATTCCCTTATCGGGTTGAAAGAACTCATTTAGGATGCGACTCAGAGCTCTTCCtgtatgacagaaataaagaggttttaaaagatacagagactttatttcatgtgttgcTTGTTCCAGACATAAAGGTCCCGTTACTTTGTTCATAGACTGTGaggtgactgacagctgcagcaCTTTAACACCTGTGTAacaaaatatctggttctttgataaaaagtcaaagctaGAAGCCTgtagacataaaaactgaaagagagaagttaactacgactcccaagatgcatttcagtcagaaacatccaatcacagagcttcaaatCCTATTGTgagacttttatttgtattattataattattataatcacTATCACTATAACAGCATCAGCAGTCTGTGATATATAACATTATACCATGATACTGTACAATAAtgttatatcacaatattaataatcataaGACTAttacaataacattattattaaaggaaCATTCTGGTTcatttcaacctgatgtatttcccataaatgtggccattgtgtctctatgtgtcagGCTAACTTTGTTCTCTCAGCTCTGTTATAGAGATTCAAGGGATTCAGTAAAAGACGTTTATTACACACAATGATGAACATCAGGGCGAGCTGCTGAGACTCCTACAGCTTTCCACATAAATATGATTTTGACACGAATctcttcaaaagtttgtttgtgagtctgaatgaaagtaaacacagaaactatcggcctgtagcagcattatggtgAACTGCATAGAGATCTATATCCAGCTCAGCATCTGTTCCtgtagagaagaagaaacttaGTATAAAATGGTTCATGTCTGCAAGTTTCCAAGATACACACTGAGCAGTTTAATGACTATACAGCTGGATGATAGAGACTTACACACTGTTATCACCACGGTTACGTGttgtcatcacattttctttctcacaaTCCTCagtcacactgtgtgtgtgtgtgtgtgtgtgtgtgagtgtgtgagtgtgtgtgtgtgtgtgtgtgtgagtgtgtgtgtgtgtgtgtgtgagtgtgtgtgtgtgtgtgtgtgtgtgagtgtgtgtgtgtgtgtgtgagtgagtgagtgatttgAGCTAATCGAGCAACTTGAATAAAGTTTTTGAATATTAGATTAAAA is drawn from Thunnus albacares chromosome 2, fThuAlb1.1, whole genome shotgun sequence and contains these coding sequences:
- the LOC122971522 gene encoding collagen alpha-1(XII) chain-like, with the translated sequence MRSDSQKILILITDGKSEDDVSLHSQHLRDDGIEIYTIGVKNVNETQLRTIASDPDEIHMFSVIDSSFLLDIVANLTINLCKSVNSLGRQRVCYHQTVIHVNTTLICWCQN